TTaccattttttttctactttcatGTATAAAAATACGTATAATTAGGAAATAAAACAATTGATTGTAGAAAAAGCAGTATTTATgagtaaacaatacatttaacacGATTCACacagtttattttactttttatcacTGCGTATTCCGTTTGAATGTTCGCGGCTCGGCAATCGGCGCGTAAGGTGGGCGAGGTGGGGCGGGAACATCTCGCCATTTCTAACAAACTTTGTTTTACGCGGGAATTCGACCGTTAGGGAATACCATCCTTGTTTATTGACGAATGCATCTTGCAAGAGTGAGCCAGCTAGGCATAGTTTTAACGGTTTTATTTTAGGCGCGAAATGCAGCGTCGCACAGAGGCCGCGAGACGGTCTCTGCCAATTACGGGCTTGTTATGACCGAACCTTCTCGCGACCGCCGCCAATTAGGGGAGTGTCCGCGTCGCGGCCTCTGCCACGCAGaggcatatttaaaaaaaatggccgcGCCATTTCTCCTACCGTTCAACCGGAGGTGCTGCCACCCGAAGGGATATGTGTGTATATTTGTTTTGtccttatttaatatttgtgttTGTAATAAAGGGACGAAACTTAATATAGGTAGGTTTGCTAAGTATTATAATcgataaatatagttttatggATCGATGGAGCATCAGAAATTATGTACGATACTGTAAAAAAccgaaaatcacaaaaaatggacttgtTATGCCTCTCAGGTACGGAATTATGACGGTTAGAAACGAGATGTTTCCCTTATTACCGCAAATATTAGGACAAATGTTTCGTGCCAAAATTCAATTACATATCTTTTGGACACCACCCGCCAGCGTAAACCACGACTAGCAACTTTATTGCCGCACTAGAGCGCGAAATTCGCAAACACAATAAGCGGGGTCACATTTTTCAAGCGTGTTTACGTTTCATTTAAAGCGAAAAATTGCCGCTGCGTTGCGGGTTAATTTATCGACTTTCGGATTAACGCGTGTTAAGCGATTAACTTAAAGGCTGTACAGGCTTTGTATGAAGTAAGGAGCTAGAAAAAAATATGGATCTGAAAAACGTACCCGTCATGTGAATTTTCAAACGTTTTAATAAGCGTGGTAGAGTAcatttctaaaaataattaccttttattcttagacttatatcgaccgggatatgaaccttgattaccttttgtattgttttcgagctcccgccTTACCTTACCTTTTATTCCTAATACTTGGTGCTATACGATAGTCGATAACCCATTGAGACTTTAAGTTCTgacattaaaaatgttaaatataaaatataattgtgaATACGTAATATGTTCACTAATAACAATAGACAGAGAAGTAAACAGAAATTCGTCTAAAATAATTACACGAAACATCAGTGAACATATGGCACGATTACCTATATGTTCAGTGATGATATATGTTTACCTACGCTAAACCAATTTTGCACTAACAATAGGGACACTTAATTACAACTATAAACATCCTTTCTGTAGCAATTTTGCGTGTTTTACTACGTAAATAAAGTGATTTAATGTTTCCGGATTTCCGCAAGCAATTTGTATTGAATTTATGAAAAGGTTAATGTTTTAATATTGGAAAGTGTTTCACTATTTGTGATTTATTTGGGATATTGAATAACAACAGTGAGTGAGACAGACAGTTTTATTGCATTCATAATTTGTCTGCCAATAAAGTATTAATTTTCACCACGCTTTGTTACAAATCGGTCTCTCTCTCTCATATTTCGcattttaacaaaattttaaacataacttGCACATTAAATACTCTGTTTCACtatgtatatttattgtgattgctaaataattaaaatgtgaAACTAACAACGCTTCTGTGTAGGCACCTACAcctatattttttctaaatacTTACTCTTCATCTTTGATAATTAGTCAGTAAACGAATAATTACACTTACTGAATTTTTAAGTTCCATTTACGAAATAAGATTATATCTAAATTCTCGTCTTGATTCGTTACCCGAAAATGTCCGTTTAAGTCTCCGTTTCAATTTTCACGAAAGATCTCTGGAATCATTTTctcattataaattataaagtaatttaatcgtgaaaattgtatttaaatgaAAACGCTATCCCtatagaatataattattacctacgagtatatttgtagtattttttgttcatattacaaacatttacataatatactataagtattttttatttgcgtcTTGCCACTAAAATATACATtgataataagtaggtaagcaaTGAGGAATGAAGTATTTTTCAAGGGCCCGATTTTGTATAGGTACGATCTTTAACAACTCGTAGCATCACTCATTATGGTAATATTACGTCACTTATACCatacaatgtacctacattattactataaaattactacctacctacctaatatagtGCTATACTAATATTCAAACTTTTCAGTAATGTAGCCATGTTGTCGCTCCCGTTTAAATAAGTCGAATGTGCCCCCTGAAACTTGGAGTGTACAGACTGCAGACATATCACAATTATTTTCGACTTTGGCACCCTTAAAATTGCTTTTTAATGGCAACCACATACTCCAGTAACTTTTAATGTCTTATcgataaggttcaatttagtttttattgggGTACAAGAACTGATTCTAagttttgaatttaataaatGAGTGGTGGGAAACTGTTTTTAGTAGCATTTgatatgttattattaatgtGTTCGTTTTTAAAGGCATATAATGTGATTAAAGACCATGTACGATGCCTAATAGTATAATTGAGAGTCCGTGGGGAACTATGGAATGAGACAGTGCACAGCCGGACGTTGTGTtaaaaaatgtcattaaaaattaaacgtaggtacctacaatcatTTAACTGAAACAAAACGTATTATCTTCAAAATGTTCTCCCTTGGCACACACACAAACCTTGgcatacacaaacgcaaacgtttgtAAATATTGTCAACCAACGCATGTTGGTCAAACATCAGAGCATAGTAAAACATCTTTGTCAAGGATTATTTGGGCTATCCTGTACTATAATCTACAATTCTAGATACCGCTCAGTAGCGGTACAGCCTGCGTGTTGCTCATGAATGAAACGCAAtagcaaaaaaccggccaagtgcgagtcgcgcacggagggttccgcaccatcaagaaaaaatagagcaaaaatatcgtgtttgttgtatgggagccccccttaaatatttattttattttatttttagtatttgttgttatagcggcaacagagatacatcatttgtgaaaatttcaactgtctagctatcgcggttcatgagatacagcctggtgacagacggacggacgggcggacggacggacagcgaagtcttagtaatagggtcccgttttttaccctttgggtacggaaccctaaaaacaacagcCCATTTATGATCCCAATGTTGGAAATCCCTGGAATCCcgggtagggttgccagatggtcgggattcggcgggattctcccgatttttagcatgtgttcccgattcccgacgaagtgaaaattgtcccgaaaaacagcttcacgttataaaacaatcatttcaagttccgaactgtcgtcgagcgagcgagcgacccgcgtcgagcccgtcagcgcgcgcgcgtggcgagattgggcagagcagctgacgtagtgccaataatgtaaaatatcgttgtttttaatacaattaatttaatttgataggtttttttcccgacttaaggcccaaaatcccgattttttttttcctgatAATAGCGGCTttccatctggcaaccctaatccCGGGGGACTAACATTTATTATCATATACCCTTTTTTTATTATCTCTTTCACAACAATTTACATCTGATACGAGTTGAATTCACTATgcgatacatatttatatatgccTTTTATTACGAGGGCGGATTCCTTTTTTgtgcaaaatgttttttattttagtttttttatctGTAGGTATcgatataataaaaattaagacACAAAAGCAATAACAAAAAATTCAAAAGTAggcagtaagtaggtaggtacgagtaccATATGCGAGATGACTGAACAATaaatttggcaaaaaaaaacttacagagCTCTCGAGGATGCAATTCATTGGTATGTTGCCGGTAAAATTCATGAATAAGTCTCTTAAACAGAGTGAAAACACTGAAAACTAGTATGCCCATAAAAAGTAAACAACACGCTCCTAACCCCTGGGCGCCTAGTAAAGATGACAATCTTAATAGAAAACACGAATCAAAACTTAGATTATGTCTAGAAATAGCCACGTGACTTTTCATAGCATCTGTCATACCGATtcatcttttcttttcttttggcgTTTGTTGATGTAcggttgtcatcttggctaggcccctggAGTTCCCAGCGTCCATATTCCGCAGTGTCCTTGCAGGTCGAACCATACACGGCATACACGCTTGTTTTCTTCCGTTGCAGTATattggtaggtataggtaaacaAACCTTTTCAAGTTTTAACTCAAGCGTTAGCATTGTTTAAAGAATATCGTGCATGTAAaccttaatattatttttaaaatgtctcTGTTATGAAAACTGGATATACTTTTCTACAAAATACGTTGTAGCTTAACCTgagtttattttatgttttagcCCTAAAAGAAAGCAACATTCAAACTTTTAAACTCTGTTCTTGATTTCATAATGGTTTGACATTGCGTCGTAAAATTTTCAATATGCCACAGTGCCACAAGCCCACAAGTATTCAGTCCTAGAAAACAATTGACAATCAAATAAAacttacttcaaaaaaatccgTTTGGATTCAGACAACACCAGCTACGATTACTGCTGCGGTATAAGTGGTATAACAGAGCGACATTactgtcgactgcattgctgcagcaaattttaaaattcggacAGCATTATTGATTTTGACATTGGCAAAAGTAATGTCGTGATGCAATACTGCTGCcagctgcattactgctgcaaaatgtcaaaatattttttgttttcgaTAAAGTGGCCATTATTGACGTTCCCTGATGCAATGCAGTGGACTGCATTgttgcagcagtattgcagcgcgacattacttcCGACTGTCAAAAACGATGTTGCTGCCCAGATTTATGACAtgtggcagcaatgcagtcagcAGTAAGGTGGCGCTGTTGCATCAGTAGTTTTTTCATTGCCTGTCACGGTTATGCATGTGAGGCAGATAGGTGCATCGAAACACtgcgataaaataaaataaaaataggtacgcgatataatccgttttaatagttttatttcactgCGATAAAATGTCAAATCAATATCTGTTTAATAAAGCTGGAATGCCACTCGTAGTCTAGTGAACAAAGTAATGAAGTTGTGGTGAGGTGATTTATTAAAGTAAAACTACCACCTGGGACTTCTTCAAAAGTTCATGAGGTGGATGAAAACGAGAATCTAATAGTTACTAGTATTACTATAAAAAGAGCAAAAATTAGAAGAAGTAAAATTGAAACATTTACGTACATTATATAGTtacagcacccctagcacatgattggcgtgacagtatctcgcggcgagatagactacccgtctttttctaactgtgttaataaaagacggacggatagtctatctcgccgcgagatactgtcgcgccaatcatgtgctagcccggcaggatCCGAATATAAGTTGGATTCTAAGGTATTAAGATCGAAGATATAATTAGTACCTAACTTAAAGATATAGAAGAAGTTTAAAAGGTTGTTTTGATATTGGTTATAAGCTACCTGCGTGCCAAATGTCATCACAATCTGTTCCGCCGTTTTTGcacataaataaaaacattaaaattgatAGTATTTTGTGTTGGAGAAACAAACATCCAAATATCCAatcttttgcatttataatattagtttcttttatattatagacgtaatttatattatacacgACCCCTTCTACGAATGTCTCAAGAATGAATAAAAAGCATTACAACAAATGTAAACAGTACCCAGAACTGGCGTTCTATGCATGACCCCTAATGGGCAACATTTATATCCATTTACAGGCACCTGCGCCCTGCGCCCGGTaaacagagggtctaccgcgaaccacgttcgacgtgttggctctcagtcgcacttgtaaattcgtacgtaagggtgacagggagacaacacgtcgaacgtggttcgcggtaggccctcaggcaaGACATGTATTTGACATGCGTTCAAGTTACATCACTATCAGtcattgttattgtttttttatgacTTGGTACACGTAGATACAGTATACAAGTATAGTCAGCGTCAATAGTAgcagatgaaacaacgcgccaaaagtaaaAGTAAGATAGATACGACTGTCGTATATGGAGGCACCTGGTCGTTTTGACTGGGCGTATGTTCTGCATTTCCTTTTCAGTTGTAGGTTAATTCGTGATTATGTAAATACTAAcactattattaggtacttagctTAAGATAAACTAACAAATTCTATGGATTGTTATGATCTGaatttctgaaataaatgattatttaatttaaaagtatCTGAGACCCTGGAATACTCTTCCGAAGAGAGATTCatctctacagttcgcgtttgtaggtatttgtcaaagtctaattgttctacattATAGAGACatggtattattattttttgttaagttATTAACGAATTATTGccacttttgatactgactaTGTCGTATTAAGCGTGATCGTATTAAGCtgcttataatttattaacactTTCGTCTTTTAAAATTGAGTATATTTCTACCAATTTAAAACTGAGTCTATTTATACGAATACCTATAATTATACCTTGTAAAATTGAGTCTATGTCTTCCAATTTAGATTCAGACAGAAGTTTCTGTTATCTGGAGTTAAGCATAGTTTGAAAGCATCAATGGATTAAATTCTACACAAAACAACAATGCATTCATGCACTAACTCCTCGATTTGCATATAATCTGCTCATAATTTGATATTCCCTACATGCGGGATGGAAGCACTGATTGCAATTCTGCATTATACAAAACAGATTTAACTTGGACAAACAACATGCATCTGATGTATTTCATACTGCATTAAGGTATCGTTCGGATTCAGATTACCAGgctaattcgagttttagttattcgatctgtttcctaTATGATACTgatttgtcagtgtcaaaagtgacgttttggaTGAAGAAATGACTCTTTTCACATTGACAGATCAATATTATactggaaacagatcgaataactataACTCGAATTAGCCTGTACTTAAGCGTAACTGCTGcaatattgcagcgcgacatttctgcaaactgtattttttttggtaagtatgaagcggtggtggccgagtggatatgacgcccgactttcaatccggaagtcgcgggttcaaatcctggctcgtaccaatgagtttttcgggacttatgtacgaaatatcatttgatatttaccactagcttttcggtgaaggaaaacatcgtgaagccttcatacatctgcgaagaaattcaaaagtgtatgtgaagtccccaatccgcattgggctagcgtggggactatagcccgagccctctcgcgcatgagaggaggcctgtgccaaGCAGCagagcagtgggacgtatataggctcaaattattatatatattatatatttatttttttggtaggtacttattaaggtGTGGTCCTTTACTAGAACATTTACCTTGACATTGTCAAATGCAGTATTCCATTCTACCAATTAACTTAGTCTGCTGTATTATATTACTTTAAGCTTCAGGAAAATTTCATTATTATAATCTAGTAAAATGAAATGTACACCGTTTtcttaacattttaataaacataattttgttttactttgcatatttttaaaattgaaaacacGATACACCACCTTAATGTACCATTAATACAAAGTTCAGCGCTCGTTGAAACTTTATTATAAGGTTCCACAAATTCCCACACAATAatatagtttatttataagtttattttaagatttataATACATGTAGTAAAATAATTGAACAACAATtgtttttaccgtatttttattacctaatgTCTCAttactaaacaaaaaaaaactacaaaaaaactagaatatttttttatattttttgtgatttctattttcaatttataagaattctaaaaatatgagttaagtattattaatttattgttaatcgatttaatttttaatagctatttatttatattttatttattaatataataactaactataaattaaatatttaaaaactaaactaaaattaaaataaacctacttaaaaaattaaactaatacttacaatattatataaaaactaaaatatactaataaaaaaagatgaatataaaaagaagttataaaaagaacaccccTTCTAAGACGTCCGCCTGCGGCATGGAGCCCATAACGCTGGCTGCGTTACCTCTCTGTATTGCCAGCGATATGCGCTGGGAGAGGTAAGCGCCAGCCCTATGGTCTCCCGAGGCGTCGACCAGCCGTGTCGACAGGTCCCCCATGAAAGTTTTCATGTCCGCCGACCAAGGACCCATTGTTTCTACTGCAAGCGTCGCAAACTCAGAATAATCGTGCAGTAAAGATGAGTATTTGCGGCGCTTGAGTAGTTGGGCCTGGTCGGCAGCAGCGCCAGCCTGTGCCCGGGTAGCCTGGATGTGGGACTGCGCAAAGGTGTCTACGCATGTAGCGTCCCACACCAAAGGCCTACCCAGTCTCCACGGCACCAGTGTGGCTCCGTCCGGTCGCTTGCCATCGTCTCTCGCCATGCCTGAGGGTTCTAAAGTAGCAGGCACAGAAACGGTAGCAAGCGACATATAAACGGCCGGCGCTTTTGATGCAAAGAGAGGCCATGTCGACCTAGCTAGTCCACGTCCTTGCCGCAAGCACAGGTGTGGGCGGAGCATATTTTGGCTCCAACACGCAGGCTGTGGGTAGATCTGATATTTGTGATATACGCATGTgggtaagtaaataaagtacgAGTTAGTCTCAGCCCGAACTTGGTGTTTGATTTACATCCTTAACATGGCGCAGCCGAAATAAAAGAATCAACatagaattttttttaagtaatttgtgttTTACGGTTCACGTAGTTAGCTGTGTGTATACGTGCTGTAGAAGATACGATTTCGTGACAATTTGTGAAAATACTCGTGTGAACTTTCATCATGGACTCGATTTTGCCACCACCGCCGCCATTTTCGTTCGTTAATAGTTTAGAAAATGTTACGACGGGAAATTTATCAAAAGAGTGGGAAAAATGGAAGAACGCATTTCTCATTTATTATGAAGCGTGTGAGCTGTCGAAGAAAGACAAGAAAGTGCAATTAAGCATCCTTTTACATATCATCGGCGAGCAGTGCCGAGAAGTGTACGAGCAATTTGATAAATCGTCGATAACGACATCAACGGAATTATTGGCTAAGTTTGACTCATTTTTCCTGCCTCAAAAGAATCTAACTATTGAACGGCACAGATTTTTTACTCGCGATCAAAAGGAAGGCGAGTCTATCGAACAATACTCGTTCGAGTTAAAAAAATTGGCGAGTTCGTGTGAATTTAAAGACCTAGTGGAGACGTTAATTCGGGACAGACTTATTTGTGGAATAAAGGACCAGGCGATTCGGGAAAGACTACTACGGGAACCAGAGTTAACTTTGAAAAAATCATTAGATATTTGTAATGTTGCGCAAATTTCGAAGGTACAGGCCGGAGCCATAAAAAAAGAATCTGTGGAGCATCATGCCTATGCGGTACAACGAGATTATTTTGGGCATCACGGAGTAGTGCGGGAAACGGTTTGTGAAGACAGTAGTGATGTAAATCGCGTAATGTGGGTATCTCGGCGAGGAGCGCCCGCGCATCGAGGAGCAACGCGCGGGTGGCCCCGCGGTCGTAAGCAGCTATCGCGTCCTCGTGCGTTCCCCGCTCACccacccgcgcccgcgcccgcgcccgcgccagtGCAGCGCTGGGATCCACCGATGCAACGAAATCAGCTGACGCACAAACACGGTCGTGGTAGTGAGCGTAGTGCATGGTGTTCAATGTGTGGTTATGAACATGGGAACTCTAGATGTCCTGCTGCAGGAAAGAGGTGTTTGAACTGCAACCGATTTGATCACTTTTCCCGGATGTGCACAATTTACGAAATTCAAGCGGATGACTCAACCGATCAGGTACGAGTAATATATTATCTTTCTGATTCTCAAAATGATTG
The sequence above is a segment of the Cydia amplana chromosome 2, ilCydAmpl1.1, whole genome shotgun sequence genome. Coding sequences within it:
- the LOC134655896 gene encoding uncharacterized protein LOC134655896, with protein sequence MDSILPPPPPFSFVNSLENVTTGNLSKEWEKWKNAFLIYYEACELSKKDKKVQLSILLHIIGEQCREVYEQFDKSSITTSTELLAKFDSFFLPQKNLTIERHRFFTRDQKEGESIEQYSFELKKLASSCEFKDLVETLIRDRLICGIKDQAIRERLLREPELTLKKSLDICNVAQISKVQAGAIKKESVEHHAYAVQRDYFGHHGVVRETVCEDSSDVNRVMWVSRRGAPAHRGATRGWPRGRKQLSRPRAFPAHPPAPAPAPAPVQRWDPPMQRNQLTHKHGRGNGIIAKVEGPTDWVNSMTVARKANGDIRICLDPRDLNLAIKREHFKLPTLDEITANLGGSNLQSINHIIYDCPKRKYTGGSLDLLCPDVNAAQWVKKLDVKL